AGACTCCTTATCTATCCAACCGACCACGTGATCACTCAATCTTCATCCTCATTATAAAGGGATCGACCCAGATGTGAAACAGATGTTGTGGACTTGGCAGAATGCGGCCAAGTTATTTTGCGTAAGAAGTATAAAACGATGTTGTAATGAATAATTGCTTCGTTCGAGACATCAAGTCACGTATAATGGAGATGAGCATTCTTGATTATCGGTGCGATAACGCTGTTAACCATTTGGGGTGCAAAAACTGCACAAAAAAAGATAGTAAAAAAACTCAATGGTTTTTGGGTGATCGCATTGCCGGCGACACCATCATGTTGTCATATCGGTAAACATAAAATCATGTGATTTTGGCCGCTGTCTATCATGTGTAGTATCCTGTAGCACAAAATATTTATCTTACAAAGAGCGTATACGGAAATAACGAAAAAACGAGGTTACAGTAAACTGGTAATAAGTTAAACGGGGCGAATCATTATGCGTGTGATTGGTTATTGGCTGGGAGAGTGTGCAATCCGGTTGGAGATCGTAAAAACAACCCATTCTGATGAACAAATACGTGATTTCATTCATTCTATGTATAAAAAAATTCGCGAAAAGATGAGTAATCATTCTCCGTTCTCTCCATTATGGATTGAGGATGTCATTGACGTGGTTCCGGGATGGCATACGCTAACTCTACATACCCGACCGTGGGGTAGCATTGCAATGCAGCCAATTGAGATCAAAGACGCGTGGTTACAAGAAGTACTATCTTTCCTAGCTATGGAAGAAGCTCATGTTGATCACCCCCATGTCATTAAGAATATAGAGGTTTGTTACGGTCCACATTGTGCATTAGATCTCACTGATCTTTCCTTATTTTGTGGGTTAACTAAGGAAGAAATCATTACTATTCATATGCGTACGGTGTACACAGTGAGAATGATTGGATTTTCACCAGGATTTGTTTATTTAGATGGTCTAGACTCACGAATTCAGATGCCTCGCTTAGATCATCCACGTGTACAAGTTCCAACTGGATCAGTTGGTATTGCTGGAATGCAAACAGGTGTGTACTCATTGTCTACTCCTGGTGGATGGCGCATTTTAGGGAGAGTACATCAACCGTTATTTTCTTTATCTAATGATCCGATGACGTTTTTATCCATTGG
This genomic interval from Sulfoacidibacillus ferrooxidans contains the following:
- the pxpB gene encoding 5-oxoprolinase subunit PxpB encodes the protein MRVIGYWLGECAIRLEIVKTTHSDEQIRDFIHSMYKKIREKMSNHSPFSPLWIEDVIDVVPGWHTLTLHTRPWGSIAMQPIEIKDAWLQEVLSFLAMEEAHVDHPHVIKNIEVCYGPHCALDLTDLSLFCGLTKEEIITIHMRTVYTVRMIGFSPGFVYLDGLDSRIQMPRLDHPRVQVPTGSVGIAGMQTGVYSLSTPGGWRILGRVHQPLFSLSNDPMTFLSIGDRVSFIYVHCNSCGAHNVYEEEI